The window cacccacctccaggcccagggcacaaggtctgtgggaggggagacaccCCCATGACAGGACTTCAGAGGGAGCCATGTCCTCAGGGAGACCCAGGTCCCTGTCAGAGCTGCAGGTGCAGGAACACCCTGGGAGGACTGTGCGGATTTGGCTGATCCTGGGCTGAGACCTCCGGGGGACACAGTGGGAAGgtttcaggagctggggagggggtgtgaggggagACAGAGTAGGGGTGCACGGAGCCTGTGGAGATGAGCGTGCAGGATGTTTGGGGGACCCTGGGTGactgagacagacagggaaagggagagaatgaggtTCATCCTGGTGGATTCAGGGCAGATGGtggtgagtgtgagagagggaggtgggaggggcaggggtctggggctCTCACTTGGGCTCTGTCGATGAAGATGAGGAGGTTTGGGGTGGTCAGTCTTAGTTCCAGTGGGTGGACAGCTCTTTACTCCCTGATTGTGGGGTGGAGTGTTGGTGGAGAGAAAGGTCTTAGAGAACATTCTCGAGTTCACTCTTAACCCTGACGGAGGGGACTGTGCCTTCTCCAAGTCTCAGTGTGACATCTGCTCTTGGAGGTGTGACTTCTGGGGCACCAGGTGTGACCCTGACATCACTGTTCCTCTGCTACGCTGCTGAGGTGACAGAAGGCCCAGGGGGCTGTGCTCTGAGCCCCAGAGCCCCGTGTGCATGTCCACACTGTGGACGGTTATGTAGACAGTGAGATGTTGttcccaaataaaaatattatttcatttcaaaaaatttagtttAGAGAAGTACTGAAAAATAGggagtaaaagaaaatatttttacttctgaGATTTCCTTGGTGTTAGCatcaaggggacagagagaggggtggctGGGAGGGGGGGACACTCAgaggatcctggtcaaggcacatttgagaaccaatcaatgaacagctgaaatgccccaactatgagtagatgtttcttatctcccttcctgtctgtctgtctctctctcattaaaaaaaaaaaaaagaaaaaagcctaatcatgcgggggcgcagtggatagagcgtcagactgggatgcagaggacccaggttcgagaccccaaggtctccagcttgagcgcgggctcatctggtttgtgcaaagctcaccagcttggacccaagattgctggcttgagcaaggagttattaggtctgctgaaggcccgcggtgaaggcacatatgagaaagcaatcaatgaacaactaaggtgttgcaacaagaaactgatgattgatgcttctcatctctccgttcctgtctgtcctatctatcctgtctctgtaaaataataataatataaataataataatacagagaATTTTGTATTACTTTGACATATTAAGGAACTACAGTTATTTTCTTCAgtgtaaaaatcatatttaaaaaatgattttttaagagATGAGTACTGAAATATTTAGGGGCGACGATCATGAAATTGGCTGgtaattttcaaagattttaacaaaaattttagaGGTATATTACtcagagaaaataaaggaaaatattaaagttttttcAAAATGTTGAAGTGATTAAATAAAGTTCTTTCAAGCTTTATGTATGTTGAAAATTTATCCCagtattttgggggaaaattttaaataaagattccAATGATGTAGGGAATATTTACAACATGCTATTGAATGAAAATAAGGCTttaagcctgtgtgtgtgtgtgacgccagtttgtgtgtgtccgtgtgtgtgtgttggtgtacTGTATGTCAGTGTGTGTGTTTCCGTGTGATTGAGTGTGTCCACGAGTATGAGTGTGTTGGTGTTGTGTATGGCactgtgtgtctgtatgtgtgagtgtgtccatatctgtgtgtctttgtgtgaGCGTGCCCATGTGTGTCCGTGTAGTGCACACTCAGTGTGTTGGTGTGTAGCCATGTATGGCAGTCTGAGtgcactcactcattcattcactgaacaaAACAGGGCATTTCAGGGCAGTGGAAATGCAGCTGTGGACATCATATCCCTGTCCCCGACCTCACAGAGCTGACGGTctcaggaagggacagacagtaaacaaATAGATACAGTGTAAAGTGTGCTGGTGACCTGGGTGTGAACAAAAGCAGAGCATTTGTGCATCTGAACATGGCATGAGGCTCTACCAGTCAGGTGACCACATGCTAGAATTGGCCTCGGGACATGGTGACACAGAGCGGCTGGGACTGTGCAGACTGCACTGGGAAAGGGTGGATGGAGTGGCAGGGACAGTGTACAGGTGTGAGGAGCAGCAGAGACAGCAGTCCTGGCCGCAGGACCAGAGTCCAGCATCAGGGAATCAAAGATGTGAGTAGTGACTTgtgcccagcagcagcagcacagtgGTTCCTGTGTGGGACCTGACCTAGGCTGGACTGTGGGTCTgctcctggctgtgtggcctcaacCTGGTCTGTGGTTTTCCTCAAATACTATTAGACCCAATGTCATGTAAATACTGCTTTATATCTGAAGTAGAATCTCCTGGGATTCCCTTGTTTGCTGAAAGAAATGAATCAGGAACAGTTTCAGAGAGCAAGTGTCCAGAGATTTTATTACCCTGATCTGGACCACGGCCCAAATCTTccccctgactctgccccacgGAAGAGAAAACAACATGTAACTCCCAAAGTCACGTCCTATAATTGACAATACATGTCAtcattttttccttctgaaaaaaatatatacctttaaATGTGGACCTAAGACCCCCCTCCCTGAGCTCTGTCACTGACCTCAGGGGTTCCCAGTGTGGCTGAACCCAGGATTGCTGTGGGCTTCTTACACACCCCCAGGTCCCTCCCAGACCCACCGTCCCTGAGAATTAGGCACCAGACCAGGAATCACCGTGTAACCAGCCCTGCAGGTGAGGCTGACACACAGCCCTGTGGGGACCCTGGTCTGGGTTCCTGCTACTAAACGTGTGACCtgagaccagcagcatcagcaccgACCTTGTTATAATCCAGACTCTCACACTCTGCTCCCGACGGTCTGAGTCTTAACAAAATGGCAGGTGACCCCTGCGCACAGGGAAGTCTGGGACTCCGTGGTCGCCATGCCTTCTAGACGTGGAGACAGAACTGTGCCGTCGGCTCTGGTGTGTGTCTGAGCAGATCGCTCAGCACTGGGTCCTGGTCAGTCCTTCCTCCTTTGTCTTCTGCAGCCATCACTGCCTGGGTCTCCTCTTCCATTTTCAATGGTTAAATATTCTTTCTATGTGTCATCTCCCAAGTCTGTTTGTCCAGCCGACATCTCTCCTCATCTCCAGACTCATCTGTCCAGCTGCCAATCGTACgactcctttgtatttctaacaGACATCTCAGCTCCACCAACTCTTACAATGAACACCTGTGATGTCTCCTCAAATTTCCTCCTTCCAGAGCCTCCCCATCTCCACTGACAGCAACTCCGTCTACTTTTATCCTCTGAGATTTTTGCTGATCTTGACTCCTCTGACACCCCAGATCAACCCATCAGGAAGCAGGGACACCCAGAGGAGAATGAGACTGAAACCGCAAACAAGGACAAAAGCAGTCACACTGCTCCATAGAAActaagaaacaagaaataaagacTCAGGAGACGGGGACTGATAGTCGGAGCCAAGCCTGAGCCTCGTCTGACTGACCCCACAAAACCCTCTTTGTCCACAGATCTGAAGGTTTCCTTTATTAGGAGAATTTACAGGGAGGTTTGAGTCCCTGTGATCAGAGGTCCTGGAGGGACAAGGTTCTACTGAAGAGATAAGGACAAAAGAGCAGAGAGGTGACCCAGCTGAGGAGTGACCACGTCAAAGTCCACGATGCACTGAGCACCGACTGGGCACAGGCTCTGAGCACACTCGGTCctcacagcctctcctgtccctgcaacagactcagcacagcagacacacgggttctggaaagttctcagtgcttccatttatttcctctcaaacTTTAGGATCTTTCCTTTAATTACCCCCCACAACCCCTCATGGCAAGAACTGAAAACACAAATCCACACCCAGAGTCTTATTTCAATAAGGAGTAAGAAGCTGCAGCTCAGTGCTCCACGAAGTACAGACAGGGACGGGGAGGGCCCAGCTCCCGTCTGTTGGAcagggaagtgtggggaggggacctgggggcaggggtgggccagcctcccacctcctcacactatgctgataggaatgcagacacGTTCAGATGccctttgcagagagagaagtgagaggttccTGAAGTCACAAACAGggctggcgtgtgtgtgtgtgaagcatcTTCTGTCACTCATACCCTGAGAAGGCAGCTGTCTCAcgctgtaaaagaaaataatcatgaaTAAATTCTGGTGAGTAGTTGTAACTGGTGACATTCTCAATAGCCCACCTCATGCTCTAAATGTCCCTGAGAATCCCCATCACCCCAATACCTCCCACATCAGGGTCTCACTATTAAAAGCCGTGAGAGACACATCAGAGCCCTGGACACTGTCACTGCCTGGGGTAGAACACAATGGAACTTGGTCAGAGCTCCCAGGACAGGAGACTAAAGGAGGAACTAAGGTGGGTGCGGTTCCCCATTGGCTACTGTCTGCATTGTCACAGGGTGTCGGGGGTAGCCCCTCCATACTCACTGGCAGCCTGAGTGtagctccctccttccccacctgcTGGAAAAAAACATCCATGAGAgaacagggaggaggcagggccatgaggtcctaaagcaggggtccccaaactttttacacagggggccagttcactgtccctcagaccattggagggccggactataaaaaaacaactatgaataaatccctatgcacactgcacatatcttattttaaagtaaaaaaacaaaacaaaacaaaatgggaacaaatacaatatttaaaataaagaacaagtaaatttaaataaacaaactgaccagtatttcaataggaactagggtcctctcactgaccaccaatgaaagaggtgccccttctgaattgcggcaggggccggatagatggcctcagggggccgcatgtggcccgcgggctgtagtttggggacccctgtcctaaaggaACCCCTAGTCCTGGGCCccagagaagtttccagaactgtgactGCAGACCCAGGGCAGAATCAGGGAACCTGAGGAAAGTACATGTGTGGGGACTGGATCAACCTCTTTCCAGGAGGTCTGTCCTCAGCAGAATGCTCCCCTCTGACTTGTGACTGCTGGAAACCAGGTCCCCATCACCTGACTCATCAAGCTGATAAATATATCCCTCATGTTCACATGTGCCTCACTAAAGAGTGTGAGCAAACAGCCCCAGTctgggcaagcacacacgtgggtACAATAATTCTAATTTATGAAGCAAATACAATTCTTCCTGGGCTTAAAACTCCCTGTGGGACAAGAAACTCAGACTCCACCCTTCCCTACCTGAGTGCCTTTTCCTCCACATCACAGCTCCTCCCACCACAGCTCCAATGACTGAAACAGCAAGGAGGAACGGGACAGCAACTGTGACCACAGTGAGGATGGTGGCTGAGTAGGTGGCCCTGGGAATGGAAGGGAAGGTCAGGGCTCTGACTCCCAGGACCCAGACTCAACCCTGCTGAAGTCctccagaggcccctgctccctgagaagaggctctgtgcccacgtcccctcctcaccccatctcagggTCAGGGGCTCGGGTAGCCCCTCGTGCTGCACATGGCACGTGtatctctgctcctctccagggggcaCCGCCACGGCCGCCCACTTCTGGAAGGTCCCGTCCCCTGCAGGCCTGGTCTCCACAAACTCCATGTCCTGGGTCAGGTCCTGCCCGTCACGCTGCCAGGTCAGGGTGATCTCCGCAGGGtagaagcccagggcccagcacctcaAGCTGACCTCACGGTCATAGATGGGGTGGTGGGTCACGTGTGCCTTTGGGGGGACTGAAGAGAAGGGTAGAAATTCAGGAACTTTTCATCCCTCATAGGCCACTCCAGCAGCACTCCTGTGAGCACCCTGAGAGTGGACAGGAcagctgggtgggggagggagcacaaAACCCAGACACCAGCCTGGACAGAGGCACCTGGGTCGATTTCTTAGTGTTCAGAAAGCTCTAGAGTCAGAGGGACACAGCTCAGGGTAGGCGGCAGGTCTCTGAGAGGTGAAAAAGGAATTCTGGTCCCGACCTGGGTGGAGGCCAAATGACTCAGAAAAGCTGGGTCAGACCTCAGACACACTGGGTGGGGGACAAGGCCTGAGGGAGAAAGTCCCCATGGGTCCCAGGGCCACTGCCAGGGTCAAGGGGAACCGCTGATGGGTGGTTTCAGGGTTGGTCCCTCCATCCCGGAGAGACTGCACCTAATTGTccctgagagaagggggagtcgCTGTCTGGTCCCGGATCTGAAAATCCAGGGACTCAATGTCCTGACCCAAAAGAGGCTGTTCTGACCATGGTCCATTTGCTCTCTCAGTGTAGTTAACTGCAGCccgagaggagaggagggagccccGCGGCCCTGGTACCTGCGCGCTGCAGCGTCTCCTTTCCCTTATCCAGGAAAAGGCGGAGCCACTGCACGCACTCCCCCTCCAGGTAGTTCCTCCAGTTCTCTGCCTCTCCGGCCTCCTCCCACTTGCGCCGGGTGATCTGAGCCGCCGCGTCGGCCGCGGTCCAGGAGCGCAGGTCCTGGTTCAGGGCGATGTAGTCGGTACCGTCGTAGGCGTGCTGACTGTACCCGTGGAGGAGGCTTCCGTCCGGGTATATTTCACAGCCGTACATTCTCTGGATGGTGTGAGACTCTGACCCCGCCCCGCGGTCAGCCCCGCCCActcggccccgccccccgcccaccccgcccccgcctcGACCGCGGGCATTAAAACTAAACTGAAAACGAAAACGGGTCAAAGTCCCTTCGGGTTCTTCCCGGGTGGGGGGATGGTCGGTCCCCCGTTCCCGGGTGGAGCTCGGATCCGGACACTCGGGCGACCCCGGCCCGCCCGTGGGGATGGGATCGTGACCAGGACCCGCCGGCGTGGCTCACCGTCCTCGTTCTGGTTGTAGTAGCCGCGCAGGGTGTTCAGGTTCACTCGGAAAGTCTGTGCGTTGTCCTTGGCGATCTGTGTGTTCCGGTCCCAATACTGCGGGTCCTCCTGCTCCACCCACGGCTGCTCCATCCACGGCGCCCGCGGCTCCACTCTCGGGCTAGCGGCGTCGCTGTCGAACCGCACGAACTCCGTGTCGTCCACGTAGCCGACGGTGAAGAACCGGGGTTCTCCGCGGCCGGGCCGGGACACGGCGGTGATGAAATATCTCAGGGAGTGGGGACCTGGGAACGGGGAAGGGGCGCAAAGGGGCGGTGTGGGAGGTCAGGGCCGGGGGTAGTGGACACACGACCTTCCCGGGGTCCTGCGCCCCCGCCGAGTCCCCTACCTCCTCCCCGAAGAGGCCGTTCCCTCCCGATCCGCACTCACCCGCCCAGGTCGGGGTCAGGACCAGGGCCCCcgagagcagcaggaggaggggtggggacctCATGACCCGAGTTCTCAAGGTCTGAGAACAACCTGAGTCGAGCGAGTCCACCGAGAGTTTATAACTGGAGAAGGTAGGAAGGCTGATTGGCTTCTCTAGAAACCAGACACCCAATGGGAGTGATATCTGGGGCCGTGTCATGAGTATCCAGGAAGGAGGATCCGACACAGATTATGACAGGCAGACCTGAAACCCGGGGAGATGGGAACTCTGCAACACTGACCTTTCGAACCGCCCAGACTCCGCTCTCGGGCTGCGACACTGAGATCCAGGCCTGGGGATTCGGAGACTGTGCCTTGTGTCCTCCTCCTGCGGGGAGAGCTCTTTGTCACCCTGTCTCCCTGAGTCCTGACCCAGGGGCTGTGTGAGGACACCAGGGAGAGACCCCCAGGCTGGGCCCCGCCCCTTTCTCCTCTTCGTTCCCGGAATCCCTTCCCCTGAAATGAACATTCTCCCACCCCTTATTTCTCCCCCTGGAttcttctagaagaaaacttacTCCAGGGAACTTGATGTCAGAGAGTGAGCTCGCCCTGGGaatggaggtggagggacagggtTTCTCTTAACCCTGGAGGAGCTGTGCCTGAAAACACAGGATGGAGATTCTCAGAGACCACAGTGGGGAGCACAGTCTTGGAAACTCTGAACATCAGGAAGCTGATCTGTAAAGAACTAATTTGTCCCCTTGGTCCAGAAATGTGTCTAACCAGCACTGCAGTCAGACTCACAGAGCTCCTGAATTCTACTTCCCACACAGTGTGTATGTGACTCGGGAttgttacattgtgaaatgatcttcATTCAGTAACTCTGAGTTTGTCTGTGAGTGGCCCACGTCCTCAatacagagaagcccagggaagccgtGTGTCACTGTGCATTTCAACAGGAGCATGTATTGATACATCCTCGAAGTTACAAGGGCTCAATGTGGTCATCCAAAGGATGGAGAGAGCGAAGGAAGGTTGGCTGGAGGCGTCCCAGACCCAGGGCAGAGTAAGGGAAGTTCACAGAGGGTGACAGAGAGCCTGGAGCCTAAGTCACCCTTCAGAAGGACAGTGGTCCTGCCTCAGCTTTCCTGCTGTTCTCGGTCTTTTACAAGAAGGAGTCTGTGAGAAGTGAGGTCCCGGAGCAAACGGGGCAGCAGATTTGAGAGCACAGCAGCGGGGTCATTGGTCAATTTTGCTCCCTCATGCTGAGGTCTGGGTGTGCATTCTCACGCTGCCATATGACCTAgtggaggaaaaaataagaaaagaggaaaagggaagaactgCTGGACCAGCACCTTTACGTAGACGAGAAGGGATGAGGCCTCGAGCACCAGCAGAGGGACGGCTCTGGCTGGGAGTGTGGACAGCTCACCTGTGGTGATGTCTCCAAGTTGATGGTGTTGGGAATCTGTAATAATCGTCTTCTAATGTGTTCAGTTTTCTCAGTGAAGCAGGAAACAAGGTCACTGGCAGTAatgagatggggaaggagggtggatgtttgagcagaggatgggggagactgAGGGAGCCGTGCAGGGACAGGATGATTGTGGGCAGCGGTGTGGTCCCCCTTGTGGTCTGGGTCATGATGTTAATGTGACAGCATCCATGTGGCTATGTTGTCTCCAGCCTCCTGTAGCTGCAtggggcaggtgcagggagggcagaggtagAATTTCCTGGCTGTGTAGTTTTTTCAAGCAAGGCTGACAAGGCAAGGGGGAGCCAAGGGAGGGATTGAAATGGTGTCTCATGGAATTGAAgatgagtgaggagggaggagaggacatcGAGGGGTGAGGGATGGTGACTAGATGGTAGGATAATAACCTGGGATCCCAGTGGATACAAAGGATTGTGGGAGGTGATGTAGCACAGGGTGGACTCCATCCTGGGAAACAGGCACATTTGTGATGAATGGTTTGCTGATATTACATTACAACATGTGATTAAATAATTGCACCAGTGTTTCTAGATTTTAGACCACCCTTCTATtcaatgagaagcattaatcaccATCAAGAGGTTTATTTCTTCATGCCTGTGTCAAATGATAATGACATCCCCAGGGTCCTCACTGGACCCAGTGGTCACCAAGCCCCATAAGCAGGAACAGGGTCACACGACCATGCCCTTCCTgtcaaggagaaggagaaaggaggacaTCATGTTGGATTGAGGGGTTTAGGCTCCGCAGGAAAGGGCGCTCTATAGACTGGAGAACTTGGGAAAGAGGAAGCACATCGAGCTCAAATGCAGAGACTCAGAAACTGGGGTCAGGGGTGCAATTCTGTCATAATGTCCCTTttggagaagatcagtttctgGACAACAGAAGTATCTTAAATCCTGTTCCCAGGCCACAGTGATGTTTGAGATCAGCTCCGCAGCCctgtgaagaagaagaagaattaaagACTGCCCACGCTCACAGGCTACATCTCCTGTCCCTCTAGGGTCCCAGGAGGGACAAGAGTGTAGGGAGAGGCTGAGTGTGGGTCTGATGAACCCCGGAACAGAGTCGGGGTGTCCTTCAGCAATGGGGCAAAGCTCATGGCTTCTTCCCACGCAAAGATAAAAATGGACCAAGAGTTGGGGGTCATTGACTCAACTTGAAAGACTGGGACAGCCTCTGAGGGTCCCTCCTCGTCCCCAGGGCACTTCCTGTGGTAGATCCTGAACTCAGGGTCCTCACTAAATGCCCCCAAACTCATGTGGTAATGAAATGACTGGCACCCCAAGCAGGAAGAAGGGAGCAGAAATCCCCCTATTGGCTGCGGTCCTCGTGCTgaaatgacagtgagggaggaggggtcagtaGCTGAGGGAGGACAGAGCACCAGCATCCGGGACGTTATACGAACATCTGCATCCCGCACCCACATCGCTGGGAACTAAAGCAGGCCCACCCTGCGGACTTGAGCTGACCCAGGCTTTAAAGAACACCGTGCAGAGCAGGGTGAGCGCTGGGCATCTCGGGTGTGTGACTGGGCCCGGAGCTCTGCCCGGCACCATGCTCCCTGCACGGCTCTCCCTCCCTGGTCAGAACCGGACTGCAGGGGCCGCACTTGCTCTGTGACGTTGTGTTTCTGTCTCAGCCTCCTCACTGAAGAATTAGAGACCGAGACCCTGGGAAggcactcacagccactttccagAAGATTCTTACCTTGCTGGCCTCTGAGGGGCAGGACTGCCCCACGAGGGCCAGGAGCCCCAATATGGAGCCCCTGACCCAGTCAGCATCTTGCTCCGGGCAGAGTCTGACGGGGCCTCTGGGAAGAACAGACCAGGGTCAGTCTCCCCTCCACCTGCTgcagcccctggccctgcccgACACCTGGAGCCCGACCCAGAGGACCATGAGAGACAGGGAGGTGACAGTGTCAGGTGTGGAACTACTGTGGGGAACGGGTCAGTGTGGAAAGCACCCCAATGTTCTGGGTCTCCAACTGGTTACGTCCAGAAGAGAGAAATGCTTACTTACAAGGGTTATTATGCCTGGCTGTTTGCCTCAgcgttagagtgtcagcccagtgtgtggaagtcctgggtttgattcccagtcagggcacacagaagtgaccatctgcttctccacccctcttcctctcatttctctctctttctcttcccctcctgcagtcatggcttgaattgatggagcaaagttggtcctgggctCTGAaggtggctccatagcctcacctcaggtgctaaaatagctcagttgctgagcaacggagcactGGCTCCAGACTGGCAGAGGATTGCAGGCATGGGGCTTGCCGGCTGGATTCCTGCTGGGACGCGTGTggtagtctgtctttctgcttctccatccctcatttaattaaaaaagaaagaaaaaatgaaagaaagtcaACTATTAAGTCTAAGCATAAGAAgctgaagagagacagagggagaggccaCCTGAGGTCCCATGATGAAGGTGATTGCTTTTCTGGGCTGCTCTGACAAGGAGAGATTCTCTAGGATCCCCAGGGCGAGGATAAATGCACACTAGAGTCACCAGGTCCCTGCTGCCCCCAGCCTAGACCCCAGGGCGGGCATGGTGAGGACACACCATGATGAGACCCGCTGGGTACTGAGTGGAGCCCAGAGCCTGGAGCCCAGCGGGTCATCAGGGAGTCACTCACTCCACTCCACGGGGACCGGACTGTCCAAGCTGGGGGGCTCCACTTGGCAGGTGCAGACGTCTCCCTGCTGGGGGGTCATTTCCAGCATCAGCAGGACCTGGAAGGTCCAGTCTCCGTTATGGATCGGGTGGGTGGACACGACCCCAGCTGTCTCCTCCTGTCTGTTCAGGAACCAGCGGACCTGAATGTGGCCTGGGTAGAAATCTGTCACGTGGCAGACTAGCAGGTTGGGGTGCTGCAGGGACCCTTTCTTGGAGAGGGACACAGTCACTTTAGGCTGAACTGGGAGTGGGACAAAGAATCTTGTTATGACGCCTGAGAGTTAACACAGTGCATTCAGCAATTTCCTTGCCCATTGATTTCGGGGTGTTGAAGATGAATATCTCATCCATGAAGCGATTTTGAGGCAGAAAATGGGGAACATTGGAGGAAAAACAGAATAAGACGCTCTAATGTCCCAAGAACAACCTTGTCACACACAACAAAGACCAGACAGGAATGGGGGAGGGTCACAGCTGGTGCTCTCTTTTGTCAGAGATGTGAGGTAGTTACTGATGTTCCTCAAACAGAAATGTTGAACCAGCTGTGAAACTACCTAGatttacattttttcaaaaagatgCCCAATCCTTCCAAATATTGTATTGTAATCAGAATGTATTCAGTCAGTGGCATTCCCTTGACCTGCCGGCCTGACCTCTGCATTAGACAGAGCTGAAATGAAGCCCTGGGTCTGTTCTGCATTTAACCCGGACGTCCTCTGGCTTCTGTATAAAACAGCAGCAAGATCCACACACCCCGTGTTCCCAGCTCCCCCCTGTCGGATTAGCAGGGGCCGCGACTGTCCCCCACGGTGGAGCCCCTATGCAAGGGGAAGCCCTTTGGGTTCAGGCCACTAAGCCTGGGACACAGGGGGCGTGGAGATGGGAAGAGACCCCTCCCCTCCGCGGCCCACGCCCCCCCCAGGCTCTCCTCTGTCCGCCCCTCCCCTCTGCGCTGCAGGGTGAACCCCCTGTCCAGCTGTAGTTGTGTCTGCACACCGTGTCCACCGCGCGCCTCCTCAGCGCCAGGAACTCGCCCTGCACGTTCCAGTTCTTGGCGGTGACGCGCCCGAGCTCGGTCACAGCCACGAACGCCCCCACGGCGCTGTCAACCTGGACGAACACGTCCCTGTTGTAAACGTAGCGCTCCAGGAAGCGGTGCGTCCCGTTGCGCTCATAGCAGTCGCTCCTCCGCTGGTACACGGACAcctgtgggggtgggagagaccCGCGGGGCTGAGCCCAGGTGCCCCACGCCCACCCGCACGCTGCCCGCATCCCCGTGGGGACCCTCCACTGTGTGTCCAGTGGCCATAACCAGGTCCACGCATTTCCTGTCTTGGCCTTTTCTCCTGGGTCCCCGTCTTCCTTCCCGCGGGGTGTCCCTTACGGAACCACCAGGGGTCGCTGCGCCCTTGTCCAGAGCGCTGGGCCCGGGCCATGTTCTCAGTGTTGGCCTGTCTCTTCCTGCACCTGCGATCTCCTTGTCACTCTCATAAACCAACAAATCAGCACAGCATTGCGCATTCCTGTGTGTGTAGGGGTATTTTGCTTTACATCTGTCGCCTTTTAGGTTAAAGTAGAAAATACCGTTTTCCTGCACCCGATCACATGATCTTGGGTAAGTCACAGAACCTCTCTGACCCGAGGATTTCTCACCGAGTGAATTCGAGGTTTAACTACAGAATCTGAAGCCCGTTCCCCCATTAGTATCGCAGAGCCCTGCTCAGAGGGGCACAGTGTGGCCGCAGTGACAGGGGCTCTGGGAGGGACCAGCAGGTGCAGGAGCCCAGGGGGCGTGTC is drawn from Saccopteryx leptura isolate mSacLep1 chromosome 1, mSacLep1_pri_phased_curated, whole genome shotgun sequence and contains these coding sequences:
- the LOC136388177 gene encoding RLA class II histocompatibility antigen, DP beta chain-like, with the translated sequence MRAACGWAWGTWAQPRGSLPPPQVSVYQRRSDCYERNGTHRFLERYVYNRDVFVQVDSAVGAFVAVTELGRVTAKNWNVQGEFLALRRRAVDTVCRHNYSVITRFFVPLPVQPKVTVSLSKKGSLQHPNLLVCHVTDFYPGHIQVRWFLNRQEETAGVVSTHPIHNGDWTFQVLLMLEMTPQQGDVCTCQVEPPSLDSPVPVEWKAPSDSARSKMLTGSGAPYWGSWPSWGSPAPQRPARKGMVV